A stretch of Canis lupus familiaris isolate Mischka breed German Shepherd chromosome 11, alternate assembly UU_Cfam_GSD_1.0, whole genome shotgun sequence DNA encodes these proteins:
- the LOC119874017 gene encoding uncharacterized protein LOC119874017, with protein sequence MHRSTPMGTRKMQDLIRHAKITIKDSRAKIEQIVASCQACQLTNATSHGSNPGTQLQGDRPGAYWEVDFMEVKPGKYGYRYLLVFVDTFSGWTEAFPTKHETAQTVTKKLLEDILLGYGFPVRIGSDNGPGFISKVTRGVALVLGAHWKLHCAYRPQSSGRVERMNRTLKETLTKLALETGGDWVTLLPFTLYKVQNSPYKMGLIPYEIMFGPPPPIIPNLKPEVLAEFDDHQLLFSLQMLQRTHEQVWPKLRALYETGPPLDPHRYQPGDWVYVWRYQHQTLRPCWKGPYIVILTTLTALKVDGITPWVHYTHVRPADPHTVLKDFFPEWKSQPDKDNPLKLRLHCSHLPH encoded by the coding sequence ATGCATCGGAGTACTCCTATGGGAACAAGGAAGATGcaagacctcatacgacatgcaaagatcactattaaagactctcgagcaaagatcgagcagattgtggcaagctgccaggcatgccagttaactaatgccacctcccatggatctaacccgggCACCCAGCTCCAgggggaccgcccaggagcctactgggaagtggacttcatggaggtaaaacctggaaaatatggatacaggtatttactagtgttcgtagatactttttcaggatggacagaggcatttcccaccaaacatgaaacagcacagaccgtgaccaagaaactgctggaagacatcttactggggtatggttttcctgttaggATCGGATCAGACAACGGACCTGGATTcatctctaaggtaacacggggagtggcactagtacttggggcacattggaaattacattgtgcatataggccgCAAAGCTCAGGACgggtagagaggatgaacagaacattaaaggagaccttaactaaattagccctagAGACTGGCGGGGATTGGGTGACTCTTCTCCCCTTCACCCTATATAAGGTACaaaactccccatataagatgggacttatcccctacgagatcatgttcggtcctcctccacctattatccccaatttaaaacctgaggtacTTGCTGagtttgatgatcaccaactccttttctccctccaaatgttacaacgaacccatgaacaggtgtggcctaagctgagagccctctatgagactgggccacccctgGACCCCCATCGATATcagccaggtgactgggtgtatgtctggagataccaacaccagacacttcgaccttgctggaagggaccctacatcgtgatcctgaccactctcaccgctctcaaggtcgacgggattactccctgggtccactacacccacgtccggccagctgacccacacaccgttctcaaggacttttttccagaatggaaaagccaaccagacaaggacaatcccctaaagctaagactgcacTGTTCTCACTTACCCCACTAA